The sequence CAATATGGACCtggatgacgatgacgagaGCGAAGAAGAGCATCACCGTAGCTCAAAGAATTTCCTCAAGAAGCGCAAGATTGACAACGACCATTTGGATGCACTTGGTATGTGTGACCTAATCTTGGAAAGGCGTGGCCTGATAGCCTCTGTGACATAGCGAAACACGATTCCACTCGAGCATTTGTGGATATGTATGACAAAGCGATCAAGTCTACCGAAGATGACGAATTCGCACATTTAAACCAAGTTACCGAAGATATCGACGTTGCTCCTGGGATGaatgaagacgaggaagatgacgaagagggagaagaaggcGAAGAAGTGGGtgtcgaggaagaggaggcgACAGCACCCGAAACTCCGTTTGGACATTCTAAAGTGAGGTTAAATCTCCAACTTCGTTTCGCGAGGGTGTTAAACTTGTGTATAGAAATATTCCGTCTTCCGAGAAGGCCGAAGTGTCATTTGGCTTCAAACCACCGAATTTCAACCATGACAATGACTCTGATGAAGAAGACCCAGCGACTATTGACCTTCCAGATGCTGTCCCTCAGAAATTGGCCCCGGTTACTCGAGGCAATTCTGTTGCTTCACGTATTCAACAATGGGCAGTACAAGAGGGTGGCGGGAATCGCGCCAACATTGGCCGAATGGGTCAAGGGGTGTCGGTCACCGGTCATGGCGGTAAAAACAAAGTTACCAAGACTAAGAGTGCGAGTTCCAATCGCCCATCTGCCCTTGCTGGCACTTCATCGAGCTCTTCCAACAAGCTCAGTCGTTTGGGATCCAAAGCTAGTGGGTTTAGGTAACAGCGATACTTATACCATGGATTATGCGCTTTCTTTATTCTTGTCTATAAATATTGTAACGCATACAGCCTGTGCAGTGAACTATTTTGACGTCCATGATATTCTTGCTTGTTGTTATAGGTCTATCTTGTTCTAGTAGTTTTATAAATACATATTATCAGATTAATTCTTCGACAACCATCTCCCCCATAGCGAGTGAAGACGTAAGTCCGGGTGATTCGATACCTAGTAAGCTAATCATTCGGCCGGACCTACTGTTGGCTTCCGCGCTGTAAAAGTCGGTAGACCAATCTTGTCGAATAACAAAATCCTGGAACCCATGTCCGGGGCCAACAAGTTTAGGGCGGATGCCCACATAGTCGGAGGATAAGCCATCTTGACGATATCAGGCAAATAGGTCAAGACGGCATGATACATCTGTTCAAGGCGACTGTCGCTTGGAATAAGGTGTCTTTCCAAAAATCATGTGTTTCCTGCCCGTCTAGCGCCATGTCTTCGGGGGGCTGAAGCCATTCTGCATCTGGTCCGAACTTGATGTTTCCTTCCATGTCTACCGTGAGGTGTGTGCCTAGACTTGCATGTCCGTGACTTGTGCTCTGCTCAGGAACTGGGTAGATAAGTCGGCTAATGTGGGAGGTACCAGGGCCGCGATACGACGCATATGACCCTCGCGAAAAAAATGCAGTGAGGCGTTTGTCCAGTGGGAGAAGTGCGTTCAGAACGAGTGTCGAAGATAGTCCTGATGCGTTGACTAACGTGTGCGTGAGGATACTATCCGGCTCGCCGCTATCTCCAGTGAGAAATTGCACTACCCAACCGCTAGTCAACCATCAACGTTGTCTCCCGGTTGCGGTACGTACGGGTCCACACGAACGACTTTGGTACCGAGTGCCACTGTCCCAGCGCCATTGCTCTCGTCTATCAACTTCTCCAAAGACTCAAAGAACGAATGAGAGTCAAGGATACCAGTCTCAGGGCTCTCGATGGCCGCTGTGATCTCACGGGATAGATCGGGCTCGAGCTGCCGTGCTTCATCTCCCGAGATCAACCGGGTTGGGGCAACGGGGGATTTGGACGAGTCCTGTGGTACGCCTTAGCTTTATGCATGCTTAGGGCCATACACAGAAGTGTCGCAATTTGTAACTTACTGGATTAGAAAAGGGTGGCCATTTGAGAGCCTTCGCGTGCGCATGTAGTTTATTCAGATACTCCTCCTGGCCTTTCCTTGCAACAATGAGTTTTCCCGTCTTGCGATAAGGAACTTTATGCTTGTCACAGTGCCCGTAAAGCAGATGTCGGCCCCGTAGGCATAGTCGAGTTTTCAGTGAGTCGGCCGGATAATAAAGTCCTGGTCCAGTGTTAAGATGATCTATAAAGTAATATAGTGGATAGGACTTGCCTCCATGGATTACCTCTGAATTTCGGGAGCTCTTTCATCCTCAGACCAATAAACAGGAGGTATTAGAGTCAAAAATGACTCACCTCGTCTCTTCTCCGACTCTGCTATTACGTTCCACTAAGTACGTCGATTTATCAGGAAACTTGTATGCTAGGCGTTGGGCAATTGCCAGACCAACCACCCCTAGTCAAATATCAATATATCAATCATTCGACCTGGTTGATATGGCGCTCACCTGCTCCAATGACCAGATGATCCACTGCCATCTCTGGCTTCCTATACGCGTATCGACCATTGCTATTCAAAGCAACAGCCAAGCCCCTGATCGACATGTTGATGCTACCCAGGCTCAAGTTATTTGGGGGAACGGATTTAGAAGACAGCCAAGAACTCACGATGGTGGTTAAGATAAGTCTTTGAGGAGATATGATTGGCTAAGAAACTGGGAAATGATCCGTTTCCGCGGAAACGGAGCTTGATAGCCAGACTACTAAAGAAGGGCCCCTTATTGGGTAGGTGTCATTTTGGAGGGAATGAATTAATAGCAAACTATTTTGAACCGGAGTAGAAAGCGAACAGTAAACACAAGAGTGATCACGCATCTTAATAGACTTTTGCATTTACGAGATTAGCGCACACCAAGGACGCCACTATGCAAAAAGATAGAACCAAGTTCAGATAGTATTATCTACATACGTGTGACGCGCGCAAAGACCAACCAATTTGTCTATGCACGCAGTCTGGTCTTGGGGTCCCACGCAGTGATTTTTGGTGCAGCAGTGTTATATGGACGGTATGCACCTCTGGTGCCAGTCAAGTTCTCGAGATATTGCTAACACAGCAACACATGCCGATCAATACTCAATTCACTGGGGATGATGAGAGGACTCACGGCTTGCCATGGTTGAGTAGACTCATGCATTATCTTGTCGGTGGTAGGGGGCTCGCTTCGGATATGGTGGAGCCATGAGTGCCAGTCGGGTGGGACTTGGGTCGCATTGTATTCATGCTAGGTGGACCGTTTAAGGTGGGCATGCGTTTACAGATGGTGATCGCAGACTTACCTGGCGATAATCGACCCAGCGATGGCGTCCTAAACGAGTTCAGTACCTGGCTTGCGATTATCAAAGTGTCCGTACACACCTGGAAGCTCTTCCTCGGCGTTGGTGTTTTCAAAGTACCTGTTACCGAACCTATTGCCCTTCAATAAACCCAAATCACTCATTCTCACACCAAGGTAAATCGCTTACTGGTCCGCCCCAACGAATCGTCCCGACTTTGCATCTCCAATATACCACATTTGACGAATATACTCCTTCATACCTACGCGGCGAATGCTCCGCAGCGTCCTTAGTAGTGACACCATAATGAGATC comes from Rhizoctonia solani chromosome 4, complete sequence and encodes:
- a CDS encoding FAD-dependent oxidoreductase; translation: MSIRGLAVALNSNGRYAYRKPEMAVDHLVIGAGVVGLAIAQRLAYKFPDKSTYLVERNSRVGEETRMKELPKFRGLYYPADSLKTRLCLRGRHLLYGHCDKHKVPYRKTGKLIVARKGQEEYLNKLHAHAKALKWPPFSNPDSSKSPVAPTRLISGDEARQLEPDLSREITAAIESPETGILDSHSFFESLEKLIDESNGAGTVALGTKVVRVDPGWVVQFLTGDSGEPDSILTHTLVNASGLSSTLVLNALLPLDKRLTAFFSRGSYASYRGPGTSHISRLIYPVPEQSTSHGHASLGTHLTVDMEGNIKFGPDAEWLQPPEDMALDGQETHDFWKDTLFQATVALNRYGLSSDYVGIRPKLVGPGHGFQDFVIRQDWSTDFYSAEANSRSGRMISLLGIESPGLTSSLAMGEMVVEELI
- a CDS encoding NADH-ubiquinone oxidoreductase family protein, coding for MVSLLRTLRSIRRVGMKEYIRQMWYIGDAKSGRFVGADQFGNRYFENTNAEEELPGRHRWVDYRQHEYNATQVPPDWHSWLHHIRSEPPTTDKIMHESTQPWQAQYLENLTGTRGAYRPYNTAAPKITAWDPKTRLRA